The sequence below is a genomic window from Anaerolineales bacterium.
GCTGGTCAGCCAAAAATTCGATCACGGTTCTTCGGCCGCCAAACCCGGCGCACGCCACGGCCCCGGCGCCCTTCTGCGCGATCCGCGCTGGATCATCTTCCTCGGAATCGCGTTCGCAGGCGGCCTGGCGCTGACCGCCGTCAACAACTACCTCTTCCCGCTGATGAAGGAGCTGGGCGCGAAGGAATCCGTCATGGGAATCGCGCTGAGCATCGGAACCGTCCTGGAGTTTCCCATCCTTTTTTTCAGCAACCGCCTGATCCGTTTTTTCAAGCCCTACGGACTTTTTTTGCTCTCGATGGTGTTCACCGGGGCGCGCCTGCTTCTGCTGGGGTGGAACACCTCGCCCGAGCTCGTCCTGCTGATCCAGCTCTTGAACGGACTCTCCTTCCCGGTGATGATCATCGCGGGCGTGGCCTACGCTCACGAACGGGCCCCCGCAGGATACACGGCCACCGCCCAGGGAATGTTCAGCGCGACGGTGTTCGGGATCGGCTGCGCGGCCGGCGGCTTCCTCGGCGGACCGCTTCTGGAGACGCTCGGCGGACGCGGATTGTTTTTGGTCTACGGCGCGATCACCACGGTGATCCTTGCGGCCGGGGCGCTTCTCGGCCGAATGCTCCCTGCGCGAAGGCCCGCCGCCGGCTCCGCAATCGGAAGAATTCCCTGACGCGGGCGGAGGCCTTTCTACTCGTCGTTCCAACCGGCGTGCCCCAAAAACCCGCAATCCCCCCGGAATCGCACCGCAAGGGATCGGATCCGCCCCGGCGATTGGAGTACACTGTCTTGAGGAACGGCGGAGAACCGTCGGGGAATCCAAAGCAAGGCCAAACAACCACAGCTTCAACCCGGCGATCCTCATGCCGGCACCCGCTCTCGGCTTTTTTCGCCGGGGGCGGATGATGGGGGGGAAGAATTGGGCGGTTTTTTTTGTAAGTTCTTCAATACCGGCAACAGGCTGAGCAGACATAAAAGAGGAAAACTTTATATAGGAGTCGGCCGTATGTAGTACAGTAAGCGCCTAATCCGCCGTTGCGGAGCTTTCAAGAAGCCCGGCGGCGGTCGCGATCCTCACAACAAACGCCGTGCGGCCGCTTCTTCCGGTCTCCGGCGGGGCGGTTTCCGGGCCTGATCCCAAGCCGGCCGTTGGTTTTTCACAGGAGCGAGGTTTTCATGGATGCATCTTCCCCCCTGATCCAGACCAGCCATTTGGTGAAGAAGTTCGGCGAGAAAACCGCCGTCAACGACGTTTCCTTCGCCGTCCACGGCGGCGAGGTGTTTGGATTCCTCGGGCCCAACGGCGCCGGCAAGACCACCACCATTAAAGCGATCGTCGGCCTCCTGCAGCCCACCTCCGGCACGGTGACCGTGGCGGGATACGACGTGCAACTGCAGCCGACGCAG
It includes:
- a CDS encoding MFS transporter, yielding MFFGGYASAFPYIVVYYQGLGFSGAEIGLLTGAVPLVTFFSAPFWTRLADSTGRHRRIMTLTIAGAVLSVCLIPLLRSFAPILVCGLSLSFFMAPVSSFADNSTMQTLGEKRELFGRVRLGGSVGFALMAAVAGAVVQTTGLRTAFWIAGFLYLLGLLVSQKFDHGSSAAKPGARHGPGALLRDPRWIIFLGIAFAGGLALTAVNNYLFPLMKELGAKESVMGIALSIGTVLEFPILFFSNRLIRFFKPYGLFLLSMVFTGARLLLLGWNTSPELVLLIQLLNGLSFPVMIIAGVAYAHERAPAGYTATAQGMFSATVFGIGCAAGGFLGGPLLETLGGRGLFLVYGAITTVILAAGALLGRMLPARRPAAGSAIGRIP